GGCTTGTCTAGATACACTGTCCCACACATTTGTACACTGTGCTCCACATTTGTTAAGCCATAAATCATAGTTGCTACTTTTGCTAatgaattgtatttttttacacaagTGATTAGAATAAAACACGCACATGTTCAACGATGCATGTTGTTGGTTGTGTGTATTGTGGGTTTTATGATTATATTCTTACAGTTGTTAAACTCATTTTAGAAATTCAACTACGTGGCAGTCTACACCTAActtaaccttgtatggtattatttattgatttctaatatttttaCCCGCAACATTATCTTCACTGCATATAGATGACTGATTATCGAGTGATGAGCGCTGAGTATAACATGTATCATGTAATTCAACCAACAAACATGTGTGCTTTTGTCAATGTTCCAATTTTCTTCTGGAAAGTGGTTTGATCGAGATGTTGTTCTTATTTCATATTCGAGACATCACACAAGTTATGCTTACCCTCCTACAGAAAGTAAAGAAATGATAAAACGAAGTAGAAAGAAGATCAGTAATAGAAAGAAGATCAGGATTGTTTGGGTTAGCTACAGTCATCATGTCACTCGGGTTAACTGCAAAGTAGCGACAGGTTAAAATGTCAATAAAATCGATCCTCCAAAGCACACGCAGTTGACGATCTTTAGTACATGATGATACAGTTTTAATATAATTGGTAGTACTGTAAAATAACTATTAGTTTGCCTTCCTCATGCAGTTGCTTACATTTGACCCAATTCATCTCACACCATCACCACATATGAAGAGACGATAGACAACTATTAAAACACCCACGCTTATCAACACCAAACCGGCAAAGGTAAGGTAAGCATGGCATCTGTTTCGTGGTATCCAGCGCTTTCGCACATGGTAATGTTCAAAACACGAGACGTCCAGTGTGGAATGAAAGGTGGTAGTAGTAGCGCGTTCTTCATACGGACAAGGTCGTGGTGGGTTAATGacattaaaattcaaataCCTTACACCCACTGGTATGGTGTGGACAAAAGCGCACAGATACATTATtagatgttgttgtttggggGAGCTTTACTGAACCATACTGCAAAAGGAGTTGAAAGCAAAACTTATGTTAGTGTAGCGGTGATACACTATTACCATAAACTGAAAAGCCGTAAGAAATTTATTGAGCGGGTAATGTATACAGCTGTGATAGTGaaaattttcttcaaaactgcacaAAAACTCTAATATTGCATCGAGCGACAAATAGTGCTGACCACCGGCAGCAACCACAATGTAGAGAAAACAATTACGCTAACGTTGCATTTTCACACGCTTAAATCTTCGCGCACAAGAGTGAAGCATTCAAACGGCACGGGTACGTGTCTGTGGGCAGGGGGTGTATATTTATGACACCCCCGATGGCTGATGGTTCTAGTGACGCTTTGACCTCTCTCACACGGCCCAAATGATGTCACGGTAAGCGCGACCGTCGCGTTCTTATTGTAGGTATATCGCAAACGCTTTGTACGACTCAAATCGAACATGCAAAACGTACATGTATGCGGTTAAAGTTAAGCTCAAAGTTGATCATATTTTGGAAAAGGGTTAATCAACGGATTGTcatcatttatttatctttttaaaatcttcataTTTTAAAGCTCCATACACAAAACGAAGATCAATTTCGACAAAATGTATTTCGCcgcccttttttctctttctttcttcactTTTGCTGGTCACGTATCGGTTATAATTGTAGTATAAATCGTACTATGGTGCTGGCTATTTCACGGAGGGGGGTTTCTTTATAATATTCCTTCAAGTTTATGTTGCTTTCGCCACTTGGTTATGGGTGACACTGTACATAAAAACACGatacaagaaacaaaaactatatATCGCACAAGTAAACGTAGGATTTCATATCATGTTGGCTAATTGTTCGGTAACGTAgcatgtttgttgtgtttacaGGTGAGTGATTAAATTactccaaaaaaataaatgacaaTAAATCTTCACACTAGTGCTAGGACAACACTACTACTGACGGAGCAAAGCACTTTGCAAACACTAACAGTCAGAATTACATTTTCTCTTCGTCACAATAATCTTGTGAGTGTATTGTTAAAGGGAGTTTCAATATAATATGCCTATATCAATATGTTTACACATCGcatttgtttaccttttaatTCATCTATTCATGCTCGAAATTGCAATCGGTGCAGTTTTCGTGTTATTATGGCGTTACAAATGAATCATCATTCTGGAATACTTTGTATGCGTAAGTAAGACCCCAGCAGTGGGTAGTGGGTAGGGCAATTCTTTACGTTTTCAAACGCAGCCATGCTGCTTGCCTTCACCGTGATGCACTGCTACTCGCACCCCCTTTTCCAGACGTGGTCCGTCATGACTTGAtttgctggtttttttttttctaaagagCTGTGtgtaacacaaaaaataacgtAACGCACAGTACGAATGTTCTACCTATATTTACCATTACATTTTACTTCGGTTACGAATGTATACACACATTGGCCAGTCCCGTCTGGCCGGGTACAGGCTCCTGATGCTGCTTGGGGTTTCGGACTAGCGGACTCTCATATTTACATCACACCCGAGCTGAAGTGCAAGGCTTCTTCCTACACACTTCCGAATTGGCTGTTAACTGATTCAATTTTGGATTGGATTGGCGCCTATGACGCTCATCGTCCATGTTTCTTGCTACGTTCCCAAAAGCACGTACGTTTACTCATCGGGCCGCGTATGTGTTTTTACGATTATAAACATGGTTTATAAATAGTCACGGTACAGTGTTAGGTGctactatatatatattgatAGTCTTACACACTGTACTATGTATTATGAGGGAGGGTATGATCGATAGTTAAAATTGTGCACAGATTACGCTCGAtacacgaaacgaaacaacGGAAAAGGCTTATTTAATTATAGCAGCGGAATATCTAGCGTTGATGCCGGTAACTTTTATCTGTTTGCAATAGGCTACAATAATACGAGAAGGATTCTATCTTGGCTAATAcactcaaaaacaaaacgggcTAAGCACAACGGTGTACTTGGGCGTACGATAATATTCGCACAAGTACACTGGAATAGTGCAGTCAGCGCGTGTGGCTAACGAACAGGAACCGGTATCCAGGTGCGGGGCGAAAGCGACCCAATGCACACACCTTTACCTTTGCCCCTTGGGTGTTTATGCACAGTTAGTTGACATCATCGTGTTCTTATTGTCTTGTGGCAATAGCAACTGTGCTTGCTACATGCACTTGGTTTCAAAATCGTTAAAAAAAGGCTTCACATACCCCACCGTGTGGCGGTTGAAACGAGGCCTAAGCAacacaaaatggcaaaacaaatcTGCAAGACCAGCTTGcatcacaacaaaacaaaaaattgcatCGTCACTGATGCCACCCGGAGATACCTTTTTGGAGCCTTCCTAGTGCTCTGGTATTCAAACAAAggttacaaaagaaaaacaacaaactagTGGAACGAGTCACTTTTCAGCGCAGGATTTCACACCTTCCAGAGCAACAGGTGATTGGTGCTGTCTTCGCGACCCGCCACCTCACTCAGCGTGTTGTTCCCTGCGCTTCGAAAGTCCTCGTACCCGTCGCCGCCGGATATAACCAGCAGGTCTTGCTGTTGGGACGCTTTGTTAGACTTTCCGCCCGGCTGAGTCGATGGTCCACCGCCAGACGGGATGCTTCCTTCCGATGCCAACAGCTCTGCATTGTCCCCGTCCGGCGATTCGACAAACGTCAAAAACCGCACATGCCCCGTATGGCCGTGAGGAAGACCTGTGGGAGAAAAATAACACCAGAGATCCGTTAAGTCACTGCCAGAAAACCTTGGTTGGTACAAAAAAACCGCGCACCTGTCACTGCCGGCATCGATGATCCTTTGGCAACGTTGTGAGCGCCTATCGTGAGCAGTACACCGGCACTGGTGCCGACCCAAATTAGGTCCTTGCAAGCCAGCAGCGAGGTCACCCGCAGACAGGCGGCTTTATGCTGCCGGATGATGTCATCACAGTTCGAGAGCATCTTGTTCACGGAGGGTGCTAAGTTTACCTCAAAAATTATCTCAAAGCTGCAAAAGAAAGGTTCATGCGGGGAGTGAGAACATTCACAGAACTTTGCAACGGTCAACAACCGCTGTACCTTTCGTGATGGCAACATTTGATGTGGGCAGAGTTCTGCACAGAAATCCACACGTAGTCGTTTAATACTGTCATATTTGTGATTGGCTTGGAGTCGTTCGATATTTGAATTTGGCTGTCGATCTGAGAAGTAACAAACGCAAGCACCGTTTAGTACAAGCACACTTGTcttatcttaaaaaaaaaacacctcacTTACTTGTAAAGTTTTCGTGTTTAATACTTTTATAGTTCCCTGTATTGCGCACCACAGCTTCCCGTGTACGTTAAGCAGCTTCACGACGGGATTGCTCACTGTACCGACTGTCACCGTCAGTGGAGATGAGACATTCCAACCAGCTGCAAACAAAAGgggaaaataaacatttcaatCCGTAAGATATCAATTACTCCCATCACTTTTCCAATTTCTACGACGCTACTCACTTCGATCCCTTGAATACACGCAAATATCACCGTTCGCAAGGGATACAAAGACACGATTATCTAGGTACAGGATCGAGTACACTGCACTCACGTGCGGTATCTTTATCTTGTTCTTCTTGATCCGAATGTTGTCGGTGCAGTTGTACACGTGTATGCAACCGTCCTCGGTGCCCAGCCACATGGTCGATTGCTGATTTTCCGTCTCCTCGGCTGCGTTCGTGCTAGCCGTCGAATCCTGCTGTCGGTGGTTTGGCGTTAGGGAAGCGCTGGTAGCGCACGACTGATTCGACGCAACACGTTCCGGCTGACTTTCGGCGTCCGATTCTTCACTAGAGCTGCCGGAATCGAGCTGAACGTTGGAGTCGTTGTTGATTAACGCCCGTGGtgtactgctgctactactttCGGTTGATTTGAACGAACCCTTACGTTCGACCACTTTGGAAGGGGAGCTAGCAACGGTAGCGTTGTTCGGTCTGTTCGATACGCCGCTGTTAACAGACGCATCCACGATTGCTATATTGACGTTCAGCAAGGATGAGTTTGGTACACTGAAATAAACAAGAGGAAAGAGATCAGCTTTACATGCTAAGCTTTTTCCAGCAATCCTCATTCGCTTACCGTTCTTCACTTGCCGGCACCGACGAGACGCACAGTATGCGTGCATTGCACACACCGTTACAGCTCGTTACGGACGGTTCTGGCACTAGGCTGAGCACACACACCTGACCCACGTACCCATCGCTGTTGCACACCCACACGTCCTTCTGCACGCCGAGCGTCGGCGAGGCACAGGTGAATTGCAGACCGGCCCGTGTCTTACGGATCGGCACGGATACGAAAAACTCCGGTATTTGGCATCGCTCCACACTGTTTGCCAGTTTCTGCTTAGCCTCCGCAAAGATCTCCTCCCACTGGGTGCGTTTTTCGGGCTTCGAAAACACTACCGTCATGTTTTGGATACCACTGCTGCAAGATCAAATTAGTTCAGTCAACGATCGACAAACAGGCAACGAAGGGTGTAGACTAGTTGCGCTTTACTTACGAAGTGTTCCACGTCAACTCCAACACATTCAGCTGCGCATCGTTGGTTTGGCGTTCTGCGAGCTGGCGCTGAATTTCACGCTGCAGCTCCCGGATTGCCTCCTCCAACGACCCGTGGGGACATCGTAAGCTGGCGGTTAGGTCGGAAATCTGGATCAGCTTGCTACTATCCTCGGTGAGATGTTCGATCTCCTTCATGATGCGTCTGACATTCTCATCTTTAGCTAAAATGATTTAAGATGATAACAAAATTGAATAAGCAAGCAAGTAGTTTTCTGTAATTTCCAAAACCTTGACCTTCTCTTCAAATGTATTTGAAGTTCTATTCGATTTTTGATGTCTGACAAAATAGACATATCAACAGAAACATTTCCTGAATCAGAGGcccatttaaaaaatatgtgtgcTTAGATATCAAAATAACGACACCGATATCAAAGATGTAGTAGTCACTCAGCGATGTTCAGAGAAATAGGTGTTAGTTGAGTCAATCATATAGAGGCCCTATAGTTTAATGCAGTGGCCAGCAATTTTACTGCATGCAAAGTGATTTGTATGCGATAAGATTTTTAGGTAAAATCAACAGCAACACTAATCATAAGCTGTAGCCAATAACGACCACGTATGAATGACGAACTAAGAGGTTTGATCTTTTAAAAGGCCCAGAGTATAGAGCCAGATgtcaatgaaacaaaatataaactaATGTAGGTAAGTTCCAAAGGCTATATAGAGCCCTCACCAGAACCTCTACCACCCCGTGTTGCTATCATTTAAAGAATTCAACGGTATTCACAACACCAGATGTGGTTCAATTAATATACGAACTATCCTTGAGAAACTGAAATGGCCAGATTTTATTGTCAGAAgaacaataacacaaaaaCTCGTTCCGCAATACGCGAATGTTGGATCTATTGTTTACGCTGGGAGTAATAAACTGCTGAAACAACCAATAGACGTGGAGTCGTACCACGTTCGGAGCCATAAATCACCAATCCAAGAATTCGGACCTGTGTTAGTACATTCCATGCTGCACTTTCTATCGTTACCAACGGAACACCGCATATCAAGATGTGACGATATACCGCAAACGCAAACAGTATGCACACAACGCACGTCATGTAAACGGCGCCGTGAGTGCCGCAAAATAAGCCTTATCAATTCCATTGATATGACCACGTTCGGTACGCCACCATACCGGAGGGTGGCAAACCGCTTTATCTAGGTCTAGTTTTTTTATAGTATTCTTTAGCCCCGTTGGACCTacggctgcagcagcaccacgaTCCAGCGGCAGTTCGTCTGCAACGCTCCAGCCACCATCACCTGGATCGTACGAATCAAGTGCTTAGCTCAGCATCGGTTTCCCTCATCCTGCATTCCACCCTGTACCGTGTTCCGTAACGCGATTCCGACATGCCGAAAACCGCCGAAACTAAGTTTGTCAACTCGCTCTTCCTAACCAACCTCATCCAAACGCAGTACGGTGAGACGGAGGTGAAAATCAAGGCATACGATGTCGAGCCAGCGTCGGCGGACATTAACGATCCCTACGCAAGATCGTCCATGAACCGGATCCTAATTAAGTGTGTACAATTTGTGTGCAAGACATGAAGCAGCGTTTTTCTTCCCGCATTGACACGCCCCATTCTTCTACACCTTCTTCCCAGGTACACGTCGAAGGTAAACCCCATCGAAACGGTAATTACGTTTGTGGCGAAAATTAAACCTACCGAAGGGCTGCTAGTCGAGCAGTTCAAAAAGGCCGATGTGTTCGAGAAGGAAATTCTCATGTACAAGTCGGTACTGCCCAGCATGGTAACGATGATTGCCAAGCTCGGTAGTGTTATCGAGCTAGCGCCACAGTAAGTATAGACACCTACAACTGGAAAATTTACTGCTTACCTTCCTCGATTGATTTAGATCGATTCAAACGCTCTACGTGGAATGGTCAGCTGATGCGTTCTGCAGAAGCCATTATATAATATCGTAGACTTAATGATTAGACAAACGATATGGTCGCGTGCATTCAGTGCTTACGTTTGAAATTGTTCGCTCCAGTACAACCCAACAGGCGAACAGGTCATAAACCGTATCGGCGTGCCAttgaaagcaacaacaaaaagaactcTATACGCGGACAAtcttttattttggttttgtgtgcTTGGTACAAAGCATATCGCTATCTAGCAACAGATAGCCGACAATTCACAACTACCTCTCACTTGGTGATAAAGCGACCGTTACGTTATCGGATATCGGGAAAATGAATAGGCGCATTTTGGGAGCGCACTGCCCAATTGGCAATATGATTACTAATCATCACATCAGATAGTAGCTGCCGAGAAGGATTGATCGCGAACGAATAGCTTGGAGCAAAGATGTATCATGCTTCAGCCCTATCAAGAGTGATAGattattgaaataatttaatttgttcaGAAACGAGCAACCGTTTCAACATAAGTAtccttttaaatttcaaaataactTTATCCCTGCCACAGACTTATCTACTCCTCGGAGACACCGTCCGATCTGGTCGTGCTCGAGGATCTTACTGCGCGCGGTTATAGCGTGGAGAACCAAACGCTCGGCCTTTCATACGAGCAGAGCAAGATGGCGGTCGAAAAGCTGGCCTTCTTCCATGCTGCCAGCGCAATGATGCTGTCGGAAAATGGACAAGCGTTTCCCAAGTTTACCAAGGGTACGTTCCACGCCGAGCACAAGGATAAACTGAGCTACTTCCCCGATACGATCCGTATGGTTGGCGAAATGGCTGCCGAGCTGGACATTAGCCAACCGATGGCGGACAAGCTTCTGAAGCTTCCGGCAAAAGCGCTGCAGAAAGCAATCGAAGCGTACGCGAGTGATTTCAAAGGATTTAAGGTGCTAAACCACGGTGATTTCTGGACCAACAACATTCTGTTCAAGTACCAGGGCAACGAGCTGGTGGATGCAATTTTCGTAAGAGTCGTTACCATTTACTTTCAGCTAGTCTCTACGCGACTTCTAAatgaattttttattttgctttttttgttggcaatACAGGTGGAtttccaaaactgtgtcgTCGGGTCGCCAATCATCGATCTAGTATATTTCCTGGCTGCCTCACCCGCACACGAAGTGCTCGAGAAGCATCGGGACGAGCTGGTGTACATCTACCACGAAACGCTCGTACTGCTGTTGCAAAAGATGGGTTACATGAAGTCCATTCCCTCCTTGCTCGAGCTGCAGGTGGAGCTGCTCAAACACGGCTCTCTGCAGGTGATCTACGCCCTGACCGTGTCGCCGTTTATGCGTACCAAGGATGCACACAATACGCCTCCGATGCAACCGACCCTGCATAGTCCCAACCAATCCACCAACGTAAAGCAGGTTCTGCGTGCCCATGCTCCGAGCATTGTAGCGCAGCTTAAGGCGTACGAAATGGTTGGCTTGCTCGATTGGGGAGCCAACGAGAGCAAAATTAAGGGCCTTATGTCGCGCTTCCAACGTTAAGACTCGCGAGAAATGGCTTATAACTTGTCATTCAATGCAACGGTGAAAATAAACGCAAAGCTTTTTGGATGTCAATGGCGTTGGAGTTTTACTTACACTTCACAATTTCCAAATCGTCCAGCGAAATCTTCGTGAGATATTTATACTTGTTCGTATCCAACGTCGACGCAACGCTGCCCGGACAGGTCCTGAAAGAATAGTATTAGATCggtgtttatattttatcccCACAATAATCCGCTTGTACCACTTACATATTGGTTTTTCGTATCGTTCCACTCCTTCGCTTGATGCTCGTTATCAccagaaggtcgttgaagagGAAAAAGCCACGCTCTTTGCGCGTCACCTGCCCCGAAGGCATCGACACCAGGTCGAACAGCAGGAAGGCTCGCTCGGGCGTCACCAGGTCGTTCATACCCTCAATCACACCCTCCAGTTCGCGCAGTGCCGTTTCACGTTGCCCATTCTCCAGCGCTTCCTTCTCCTTGCAATTCAAAAACATAAGTATGTCGTGTACAAGCTTTAACGCTTCCTGCAACGGCTTCTGGTCCGGGTGTGTCACATCCGTGTGCTTAATCAGTCTTGTGAAGATAAGTTCGTAGCtgcgcaaaaaacaacaaaataaacggAGCAAAAAGTAACGATTGTTAGCCGCAGGAATTCTTATAGAAGTCGACCTTCCCCGAAACGTAACATACTTTGGAAACTTTTGCACGGGTTTGATCAGCAGGTTGTCCAGCGAGAGTTTGCCCTTGTGTTCCCGTGCCATGGCTTCCAGAAACCTTGCAAATGCGGGACACTTTTGTCGCGTGCTACGGATTGCATCCTTTGCTCTATTCCAGTTGTTTACGAAAGAGGTGTACGTGTCGAGTATTACCGGTCGGGAAAACTGGTGTACGATGTAAATCAAGAACCCAAAAAGTGGTTTAGAGTGCTGCTCATCCTACTCGCGTGAAACCGATCACACTTACCACGTCTACGAACGCGTCGCCAATCATTTGCATCTTGTCCCAGGAGTCCAATCGGCGTCGCAACTCCTCCAAAAATCGTTCGTGGATGTTCAGAATCGCCGGAACCATAAAGAATATCTCGTCCACCGTCTGCACATCTACTAGGCCAGCATTTTCCGGAGACTTTAGTTGATTAAGGTATTTCTGCAAAGCGAAACGAATCAGTTGAAATAGGTTGAACGATACTCAGCGAATCAATTACAGCCGCCACTTACCAGTACGATCGTCTGTAGTGATTCTACGTACGACTTTTCGGTGTTGAACAGCTCCACCACCACATGAGTTCGTGTATCCTATGAGAAGAATGGGGAAGGAGAAATTGAGTGTGTATGAGAAAGAGGGTTTAAGAGAAAATAATAAGCACACATCACATATATGTATTAGGTCAGGCTTCCTGCCTTCATTTACAACTTGACAAGCCGAACGATTTGGTTAAACTTCGCTCGAGGACCGATTCGGATCCGAGACTGAACTACAACAGTCTGTCGACCCACCGATATGAGGAACGGTAAAATCGGTAACTGAATTAAAATCTCATTCCTGTTAAAAGCTTTTCATGTAGCAGTAATTGAATTTCCTTCACAACTTTTCGCTACGGCTTGCAAACGCTCGGCCAATGACAATGGGGCGAGATTGGAGGTAAAGGGATCGAATCGGTCGGACGGATTGATGTGTAACACCGGGACCCGCTTTGTACCGGGGAACGTAACGAGGGCAGCATCCaatcaagcaagcaaaacgGAAGTGGTTGAGTGAATTGATGTATATGGATCGATAGATGGATGCATTAAAGAATGGGTGCATGATTTGGATGTCACACGAGAGAGCAGCACAATCCAGGGCCACTAAAACAGCACCACGATCAAACGGGCCACTGGCTATATGGAGCGACCGTTCTATTGCACATGAACGGttgacaaacaacaacaaaaaagcatgaCCACGGGTCAAGCTCTTGCCCGTGTAGCATGACGGgcgaggttttgttttgtttattaatgATAGTAACAAAAAATCAAGCTCAACGATTGCACCACGTAACTGCAGGCTATTATAAATAGCTTTAGAAAATCAATATGAGTAAAATTCAATTACAAGCTGGTTTTTTCGTAGCATATACGAAACCAAAAAATCCAGCACGAATATTTTAAACACTCAATTAGCGTTTcgataaaaatgaataaaaaaatgaaatatgcTGTAATGGAAAGCACAATTGATTACAATTTGTGTCTGAGAAAAGTCTGGATGAAACAAGTGTAAGTGAATACACTTGTCTGATCCAGACTTTTCTCAGACACAAATTGTAATCAATTGTGCCTTCCATTAcagcatttttcatttttttatccattttttattacttaCAATTGTACAGACCAACAAACAATACGTAAATTTATTCATAAAACAAATGGTCAAAAGACTCATTTATTAAACAGCTTGAATTTTTCTTCAAGATAATATCACGCTTCAAATTGAAGGATTAGAGATACAATAAACATTTCCATCATACAGAACACGAATTGCAATAACGCGTATCCAGTACGGCAGCCACTTGTTGATACCGTATAGTTGCGACTTGGCATGTCCCATATTAACTTCGAACCCAGCGTAGCGATGCATAAGCCTGCCTGTGGGGGAGTGCCTTGGGCGGTGCATTATGACCCCGCACGGTTACGGTTGCTTGTGGCGACAAACCGTCACAACGGGCGTTATTGTTGTATAAATAGCGCTAACTATGTCAACCACCCCTTCCATCCTACTGAATTTTACCACGACCTTCGCCTGTCAACGTTCAAGTCTTGAAATATGTATATGCTCCGAGAATGCACCCGTTCCCAGAAGTTGGCGCAGGTTGTGGGACAGATGTGAGGAAATGTGTTTACTGGAATAGCGATCACAACAAGTTCAACAGTCACAACCGTCCATTTGCGCTTCTGAGACAACGATTACAATACATCAGTATCCGCTGTCCTTGGGTTCACTTACATTATAGCAGCTGATAACGTTGTGCCACATGGTGTTTTCCGATGTCGACTTTGGCGTCCGCTCGGGATCATCCTCCGAATCGGAACAGAAGTTGAGTGGCATCATTGTGTATAGATGTGTTACCGACAATGGTACTATACGAGCAAAGCATCTAATGTGCAATAT
This is a stretch of genomic DNA from Anopheles merus strain MAF chromosome 2R, AmerM5.1, whole genome shotgun sequence. It encodes these proteins:
- the LOC121602592 gene encoding uncharacterized protein LOC121602592, with amino-acid sequence MPKTAETKFVNSLFLTNLIQTQYGETEVKIKAYDVEPASADINDPYARSSMNRILIKYTSKVNPIETVITFVAKIKPTEGLLVEQFKKADVFEKEILMYKSVLPSMVTMIAKLGSVIELAPQLIYSSETPSDLVVLEDLTARGYSVENQTLGLSYEQSKMAVEKLAFFHAASAMMLSENGQAFPKFTKGTFHAEHKDKLSYFPDTIRMVGEMAAELDISQPMADKLLKLPAKALQKAIEAYASDFKGFKVLNHGDFWTNNILFKYQGNELVDAIFVDFQNCVVGSPIIDLVYFLAASPAHEVLEKHRDELVYIYHETLVLLLQKMGYMKSIPSLLELQVELLKHGSLQVIYALTVSPFMRTKDAHNTPPMQPTLHSPNQSTNVKQVLRAHAPSIVAQLKAYEMVGLLDWGANESKIKGLMSRFQR